Proteins found in one Acipenser ruthenus chromosome 18, fAciRut3.2 maternal haplotype, whole genome shotgun sequence genomic segment:
- the LOC117433221 gene encoding small ribosomal subunit protein uS12m-like, with protein MACLGGLRSVMSLSHWGGCVRPLVSPLLRAAVGSLAGQGSARWGQLCGMATLNQMHRQGKPRPVPPGASPTSGRPQLKGVVLKTMIRKPKKPNSANRKCARVRLSNGREAVCFIPGEGHNLQEHNMVLVEGGRTQDLPGVKLKIVRGKYDCAHVQSKK; from the exons ATGGCTTGCTTGGGCGGGTTGAGGTCTGTGATGTCACTGTCCCACTGGG gaggCTGCGTGCGGCCGCTGGTGTCTCCACTGCTCAGAGCTGCTGTGGGGTCACTGGCAGGTCAGGGTTCAGCTCGGTGGGGTCAGCTCTGTGGCATGGCCACCCTGAATCAGATGCACCGACAGGGCAAGCCACGGCCGGTGCCCCCCGGAGCGAGCCCCACGTCTGGGCGGCCGCAGCTCAAGGGTGTGGTCCTGAAGACCATGATCCGCAAGCCCAAGAAACCCAACTCCGCCAACCGCAAGTGCGCCCGCGTGCGGCTCAGCAACGGCAGGGAGGCGGTGTGCTTCATCCCCGGGGAGGGGCACAACCTGCAGGAGCACAACATGGTGCTGGTGGAGGGGGGCCGCACTCAGGACCTGCCCGGGGTCAAGCTCAAGATCGTCCGCGGGAAGTACGACTGCGCGCACGTGCAGAGCAAGAAGTAG
- the LOC117429869 gene encoding mitochondrial import inner membrane translocase subunit Tim29-like, translated as MAAARVCRRWCSTAARAAGDTGLTAAARAGAESQRVTAGKGSRWERLRDGRMGLWWKGLLRDYKEACRDVFAGARERPGKAALYLSLLGGAGACCHWNPSEASFESSLLEASNTLLLLSPWIRSGDSDGHVQGLTKLRNQGRLRYQSLGLLSLVYEAPFHPDSSLYEARCQSLRPRWLHFPSRVLDLGFCCHWWILERKMRDFDINEQEFRNLPPHLRTISPKQLRSQENERLYEEKYRPVSLSEEEIARAESEESAISPPSTRGSNPEMQAASPLV; from the exons ATGGCTGCAGCGCGTGTGTGCAGGAGGTGGTGCTCGACCGCGGCGCGAGCTGCCGGTGATACTGGACTAACGGCAGCCGCTCGAGCCGGCGCGGAGAGCCAGCGGGTGACTGCGGGAAAAGGGTCGCGGTGGGAGAGGCTGCGGGACGGCAGAATGG GCCTGTGGTGGAAGGGCCTGCTCCGCGATTACAAAGAGGCCTGCCGCGACGTGTTCGCCGGAGCCAGGGAGCGTCCTGGAAAGGCTGCCCTGTACCTGTCTCTGCTGGGCGGGGCCGGAGCCTGCTGCCACTGGAACCCGAGCGAAGCCTCCTTCGAGAGCAGCTTGCTGGAGGCCTCCAatacgctgctgctgctgtcaccgTGGATACGCAGTGGGGACTCTGACGGGCATGTGCAGGGGCTGACCAAGCTGAGGAACCAGGGGCGCCTGCGCTACCAGAGCCTGGGCTTGCTGTCGCTGGTGTACGAGGCTCCCTTCCACCCTGACAGCAGCCTGTACGAGGCTCGCTGCCAGTCCCTGCGCCCACGCTGGCTGCACTTCCCCAGCAGGGTGCTGGACCTGGGCTTCTGCTGCCACTGGTGGATCCTGGAGAGGAAGATGAGGGACTTCGACATCAATGAGCAGGAGTTCAGGAACCTGCCCCCCCACCTGAGGACCATCTCCCCCAAGCAGCTGCGCTCCCAGGAGAACGAGAGGCTGTACGAGGAGAAGTACAGGCCTGTGTCGCTGAGTGAGGAGGAGATTGCCAGGGCTGAGAGCGAGGAGAGTGCTATCTCTCCTCCCTCCACCAGGGGCAGTAACCCTGAGATGCAAGCTGCATCTCCCTTAGTGTGA
- the LOC117399601 gene encoding protein TMEPAI-like isoform X3 codes for MKTNLHTAQLEFVQIIIIVVVMMVMVVVITCLLNHYKLSARSFITRHSQVRRRDETLSSEGSLWPSDSSVPANVMTEQQMYTPRPADRLAVPSYLQRDRFNRFQPTYPYLQHEIDLPPTISLSDGEEPPPYQGPCTLQLRDPEQQLELNRESVRAPPNRTIFDSDLIDTSLYGGPCPPSNNSGISATCYSSQGRMEGPPPTYNEVIGHYQPGSTLYHHHSNHPGTPPLLHSNRLNQSQLSGLESTNARNQEKQKGHPV; via the exons CCCAGTTGGAGTTTGTGCAGATCATTATAATCgtggtggtgatgatggtgatggtggtggtgatcACATGCCTGCTCAATCACTACAAGCTCTCGGCACGCTCCTTCATCACCCGGCACAGCCAGGTCCGCCGGCGAGACGAGACCCTGTCCTCG GAAGGAAGTCTGTGGCCTTCGGACAGCTCTGTGCCAGCGAACGTAATGACAGAG CAGCAGATGTACACTCCGCGTCCCGCCGACAGGCTGGCGGTGCCATCGTACCTGCAGAGGGACAGATTCAACCGCTTCCAGCCCACCTACCCCTACCTGCAGCACGAGATCGACCTGCCCCCCACCATCTCCCTGTCGGATGGGGAGGAGCCGCCTCCCTACCAGGGGCCCTGCACCCTGCAGCTGCGGGACCCCGAGCAACAGCTGGAGCTGAACCGAGAGTCTGTCCGCGCCCCACCCAACCGCACCATCTTCGACAGTGACTTGATCGACACCTCCCTGTACGGGGGTCCCTGCCCCCCCAGCAACAACTCGGGCATCAGTGCCACTTGCTACAGCAGCCAGGGCCGGATGGAGGGGCCGCCACCCACGTACAACGAGGTCATCGGGCACTACCAACCCGGCTCCACGCTTTACCATCACCATAGCAACCACCCCGGGACGCCGCCCCTCCTGCACAGCAACAGACTCAACCAATCACAGCTCAGTGGCCTTGAGAGCACGAACGCACGCAACCAAGAGAAGCAGAAAGGGCACCCTGTCTGA